A genome region from bacterium includes the following:
- a CDS encoding osmotically inducible protein OsmC, translated as MRMSFDGGAAVNAEFGDHVVRTDQLQKHGGTGAAPQPFDLFLASIGTCAGLYALRFCQKRNIDTRDLSVGLEAIPGTDRKRVERIVINVELPAQFPEKYRDAVVRAIDQCAVKRHIIEPPEFEVEVAIPVVA; from the coding sequence ATGCGAATGAGCTTCGACGGGGGTGCCGCGGTCAACGCCGAGTTCGGCGACCACGTCGTTCGGACCGACCAGCTGCAGAAGCACGGCGGTACCGGCGCCGCGCCGCAGCCGTTCGATCTTTTCCTGGCATCCATCGGAACCTGTGCCGGCTTGTATGCCCTACGGTTCTGTCAGAAGCGCAATATCGACACTCGAGACCTGAGCGTCGGTCTCGAAGCGATCCCAGGCACGGACCGCAAGCGGGTCGAGCGAATCGTCATCAACGTCGAGCTGCCGGCCCAATTCCCTGAGAAGTACCGCGACGCGGTCGTGCGCGCGATCGACCAATGCGCTGTCAAGCGCCACATCATCGAGCCGCCCGAATTCGAGGTCGAGGTGGCGATACCGGTCGTGGCTTGA